CAAGCTGGGAAAGAAAAAGAATTATTTCAGTCTTGATCAAATTCGTGAGCGCGGTATAACCTACGGGAGTTCAACTTTGAATGATGTGGAATTAATCATGACCCTAGTTGGTATTGAGTGGGAGAAAACTGTTACTTTAATGAAACTGCTGGGTGGTTTGCCGGGTTTAGTTAATGCATCGGTGGAACAGATAGCTGCAGTAAAGGGGATTGGAAAGAGTAAAGCAATGGTATTGAAAGCCGCAGTCGAAATTGGACAGCGGTTAGACAAGTTTAAGGCCATAGAGAACCCGGTAATCAAGGCACCACAGGATGTGGCTGACTTATTAATGGGAGAAATGCGCTATCTTGACCGGGAGCATTT
This portion of the Desulfolucanica intricata genome encodes:
- the radC gene encoding RadC family protein, which translates into the protein MQKDLWGNIKLGKKKNYFSLDQIRERGITYGSSTLNDVELIMTLVGIEWEKTVTLMKLLGGLPGLVNASVEQIAAVKGIGKSKAMVLKAAVEIGQRLDKFKAIENPVIKAPQDVADLLMGEMRYLDREHFCVVLLNTKNQVLYQETVSIGTLNSSAVHPREVFKNAIKRNAACIILVHNHPSGDPTPSREDIEVTKRLKEAGKIVGIEVLDHLVIGNGRFVSLKMKGLF